From Syntrophales bacterium:
TGTCGGGCCAGTTGGGAGACTTTGACCTGGCCGGTCTCTTTCCCCAGCAAGCGGACCCGCCCCCGGGTTGGACGATACAGGCCATTGAGATGTTTGAGCAATACGGTTTTTCCGGCGCCGTTGGCCCCCACAATCGCCAGAGATTCGCCTCTGCGCAGCGTGAAACTGACGTCGCGCAGAATGGATGCGCCGTTTAAGTCAAAGGAAACGCGCTCGACTTCCAGTACAAGTTCCGCCGCAGGCGACGGGAGGGCCGGCGAAACGATCTTCAAGTCGGCAGGCAGCGGGGAAGCCAACTCCAGCGATTGGAGCGCCTCAACACTGAGAGGCAATCGGGGCAGTCCCAATCGCCGGCCGACGCGGACCGGCAGCGGCGATTCCAGTCCGAAAGGCTCCAGGTTTTGGGCAAGCTGCCGCTCAGGCGCTCCGTCCAGCACGATACGTCCCCGGTGAAGCGCCACCATTCGCCGAACGTCCGGCACGGTATAGGGCAGCCGATGCTCGCTGATCACCACCCCCACGCCCTTTTGTTGAATCGCCTGCAGCGCCGCCCGTACCCGCCGAACGCTTACAGAATCAAGATTGGCATAGGGTTCATCCAGTACCAGCAGTTGGGGAGCGATCGCCAACACGGCGGCAATGGCCGACAATTGTTGCTCTCCGCCCGACAATTCCTGGGGGTTGCGCTCCAGCAGGTCCGAAATATCAAGCATTTGCGCGGTTGCAAAAATCCGCTCCCGAATGTCGGCTCGGGGAAGTCCCAGGCTTTCCAGGCCAAAGGCGATTTCCCGAGCGACGCTGGAATTGAACAACTGGATTTCAGGGTTCTGAAATACCATTCCTACCCGCTCGAAAAGGTCCGTGACGGATTGCCCGGAGGTGGGTTTGCCGGCGATGCGGACCTCCCCATACAGACGTCCGCCGTAAAAGTGGGGGATCAGGCCGTTAAAGGTGCGGCAAAGCGTCGATTTTCCGGAGCCGCTGGCGCCGCAAACGAGCAGATACTCCCCCTGCGCAATGCGCAAGTCCACGCCGTCCAGGGCAAGGTTCGCATCCTCTTGCCGATAGGCGTACCCAAGTTGGTCGGTTTCCACCACCCATAAAGACGACGTCATCGGTTAAATCTTGAGATGGACGATGTCGGCCCGTTCCAGCAGCTTTATGGCCAGCACCCCCAAAACGGCGCCCGCAAGCGTGCTTGCCAAAAATGAGGGGATCAAG
This genomic window contains:
- a CDS encoding energy-coupling factor ABC transporter ATP-binding protein, which produces MTSSLWVVETDQLGYAYRQEDANLALDGVDLRIAQGEYLLVCGASGSGKSTLCRTFNGLIPHFYGGRLYGEVRIAGKPTSGQSVTDLFERVGMVFQNPEIQLFNSSVAREIAFGLESLGLPRADIRERIFATAQMLDISDLLERNPQELSGGEQQLSAIAAVLAIAPQLLVLDEPYANLDSVSVRRVRAALQAIQQKGVGVVISEHRLPYTVPDVRRMVALHRGRIVLDGAPERQLAQNLEPFGLESPLPVRVGRRLGLPRLPLSVEALQSLELASPLPADLKIVSPALPSPAAELVLEVERVSFDLNGASILRDVSFTLRRGESLAIVGANGAGKTVLLKHLNGLYRPTRGRVRLLGKETGQVKVSQLARQVGIAFQNPNSQFFKLTVWDELLVGPKALGLYDEAWLRELVRLFRLEPLLKRAPYRLSDGEKKRVAFAAALAHRPAILALDEPTAGQDWYFRSILGTLLAELRAQGQAILLVTHDLAFAEQHAHRWILLAHGQVVADGAPWKVMSDKAVMERAHLEPTDSFRLFSTDNRNLAGTVQSGGENHA